The Formosa sp. Hel1_33_131 genome window below encodes:
- the glmM gene encoding phosphoglucosamine mutase: MTLIKSISGIRGTIGGTVGDNLTPIDTVKFAAAYGTWIKSQRTKENYRVVVGRDARISGAMVQNLVMNTLIGMGIDVIDLDLSTTPTVEIAVPLEHADGGIILTASHNPKQWNALKLLDHNGEFLNAEHSQRVLDIAAADAMEFADVDDLGTITENQAYFDIHIDEVLDLEFVNVKAISDCNFKVVVDAVNSTGGIAIPLLLERLGVEAVKIHCEPNGQFPHNPEPLKQHLTDLSEKVVSSHADFGIAVDPDVDRLAFMDEKGVMFGEEYTLVACADYILSQRPGNTVSNLSSTRALRDVTEKHGGTYTASAVGEVNVVNAMKATNAVIGGEGNGGIIYPESHYGRDALVGVALFLSLLAERKIAVSELRASYPSYFMSKKKIDLNPSIDVDAILVAMEAKYAHEQISTIDGVKIDFASEWVHLRKSNTEAIIRIYTEAPSQEKADVLADKIIDEIKKVAGL; encoded by the coding sequence ATGACACTCATCAAATCAATTTCAGGAATTCGCGGTACCATTGGAGGTACTGTTGGAGATAATTTAACCCCTATAGACACTGTGAAATTCGCTGCGGCGTACGGAACGTGGATCAAATCACAACGCACTAAAGAAAATTACCGTGTGGTGGTTGGAAGAGATGCTCGAATTTCGGGAGCGATGGTTCAAAACTTAGTCATGAATACACTGATTGGAATGGGGATTGATGTGATTGATTTAGACCTGTCAACGACACCAACCGTTGAAATTGCAGTCCCTTTAGAACATGCTGATGGCGGTATTATCTTGACGGCGAGTCATAACCCAAAACAATGGAATGCTTTAAAACTTTTAGATCATAATGGAGAGTTTTTAAATGCCGAACACAGCCAACGTGTTTTAGATATCGCAGCGGCAGATGCTATGGAATTTGCGGATGTAGATGATTTAGGCACAATTACTGAAAATCAAGCTTATTTTGACATTCATATCGATGAAGTGTTGGATCTGGAATTTGTGAATGTAAAAGCAATTTCGGACTGTAATTTTAAAGTGGTGGTCGATGCTGTGAATTCTACGGGTGGGATTGCCATTCCACTTTTGTTGGAACGTTTAGGTGTTGAGGCAGTCAAAATTCATTGCGAACCCAACGGACAATTTCCACACAATCCAGAACCGCTGAAGCAACACTTAACAGATTTATCCGAAAAGGTAGTGTCTTCTCATGCCGACTTTGGAATTGCCGTCGATCCAGATGTGGACCGTTTGGCATTTATGGATGAAAAGGGAGTGATGTTTGGAGAAGAATATACTTTAGTGGCTTGTGCCGATTATATTTTAAGTCAACGCCCAGGAAATACGGTGAGTAATCTCAGTTCTACACGAGCGTTGAGAGATGTGACCGAAAAACATGGCGGAACGTATACAGCGAGTGCCGTAGGAGAAGTGAATGTCGTCAACGCCATGAAAGCAACCAATGCGGTTATTGGGGGTGAAGGCAACGGCGGAATTATTTATCCTGAGTCACATTATGGACGTGATGCCTTGGTAGGAGTGGCCTTATTTCTGAGTTTATTAGCGGAGCGTAAAATAGCGGTTAGCGAGCTGAGGGCTAGTTATCCTTCTTACTTTATGAGCAAGAAGAAAATTGACTTAAATCCTTCTATTGATGTGGATGCTATTTTAGTGGCGATGGAAGCCAAGTACGCACACGAACAAATTTCTACAATTGATGGAGTTAAAATCGATTTTGCTTCCGAGTGGGTGCATTTAAGAAAAAGCAATACAGAAGCCATTATTCGCATCTATACAGAAGCACCATCTCAAGAAAAAGCAGATGTTTTAGCTGATAAAATTATTGATGAAATAAAGAAAGTAGCGGGACTTTAA
- a CDS encoding acyl carrier protein phosphodiesterase, whose protein sequence is MNYLAHIFLSGGQPDIMIGNFIADSIKGSKYDTYPPEIQKGILLHRQIDTTTDAHPAFRQSTKRLHKNYGHYSGIIVDIFYDHFLAKNWSEYSDIPLADYIQSFYKLLRDNFEILPANIQKIAPIMMEGNWLLIYAELEGIDRVLAGMNRRTKNRSGMDKAGQELKEFYTLFEADFRLVIKDLQTLSDDFLAS, encoded by the coding sequence ATGAATTACTTGGCACATATTTTTCTTTCTGGAGGTCAGCCCGATATTATGATTGGCAACTTTATTGCAGACAGTATTAAAGGCTCAAAATACGACACTTACCCTCCCGAAATCCAAAAAGGAATCTTACTGCACCGTCAAATAGATACAACAACGGATGCCCACCCCGCTTTTCGGCAAAGCACCAAACGACTTCATAAAAATTACGGGCATTATTCAGGGATTATAGTAGATATATTTTACGATCATTTTTTAGCTAAAAATTGGTCGGAGTATTCTGATATTCCTTTAGCCGATTACATTCAATCGTTTTATAAATTATTGCGAGATAATTTTGAAATACTCCCCGCTAACATTCAAAAAATAGCACCTATTATGATGGAGGGCAACTGGCTTTTAATCTATGCCGAACTAGAAGGTATTGACCGTGTGTTAGCTGGTATGAATCGGCGTACAAAAAACAGATCGGGAATGGACAAGGCTGGACAGGAATTAAAAGAATTCTACACACTTTTTGAAGCCGATTTTAGACTGGTGATAAAAGACCTGCAAACACTCAGTGATGATTTTTTAGCTTCTTAA
- the recG gene encoding ATP-dependent DNA helicase RecG, producing the protein MQNTLLQTPIDYLKGVGPGRAEVLRKELGIQTYQDLINLFPNRYIDRTQFYKVSELQPTNAEVQIVGQITGFKEIAQKRGKRLVATFRDETGYVELVWFRGHKWIREHLKTHTDYVIFGKINLFNGTFSMPHPDIELKTDYDKSLSKAIQPIYPSTEKLANRGISNRVICKIMEQLFLQLNGRFEESLSTEILEHQKLISKSEAFLNVHFPKTQNLLSLSQFRLKFEELFYIQLQLILKNIIHKTKIKGYRFETVGSYFNTFYKEHLPFELTNAQKRVLKEIRIDMDSNAQMNRLLQGDVGSGKTIVALMSMLIAIDNDFQATLMAPTEILSFQHYNGLKPFCDLIGVKIGLLTGSSKTAARRIIHEQLESGELQIIIGTHALLEDKVKFKNLGLAIIDEQHRFGVAQRSKLWKKNVSPPHILVMTATPIPRTLAMSVYGDLDISVIDELPAGRKPIKTVHRFDSNRLKVLGFIRDEIAKGRQIYIVYPLINESETLDFKDLMDGYEGIVRDFPTPKYQVSIVHGQMKPADKEFEMQRFVKGETQIMVATTVIEVGVNVPNASVMIIESAERFGLSQLHQLRGRVGRGSEQSYCILMTGSKLGDNSKTRMKTMVNSSDGFEIAEVDLRLRGPGDMMGTQQSGILELKIANIVKDKDILSLARHWAKKVLVSDPKLIDPKHQPIAQTYIKMGKYKNIWNYIS; encoded by the coding sequence ACCTGATTAATTTATTTCCAAACCGGTACATCGATCGCACGCAATTTTATAAGGTTTCTGAACTGCAACCTACCAATGCTGAAGTTCAAATTGTCGGTCAGATTACAGGATTCAAAGAAATTGCTCAGAAACGCGGTAAACGCCTTGTAGCAACCTTTAGAGATGAAACGGGCTACGTGGAATTGGTTTGGTTTAGAGGCCATAAATGGATTCGTGAGCATCTGAAAACGCATACGGATTATGTGATTTTTGGAAAGATCAATTTGTTCAATGGGACTTTTAGTATGCCGCATCCCGATATCGAACTCAAAACAGATTATGACAAAAGCCTGTCGAAAGCGATTCAACCCATTTATCCCTCCACAGAAAAATTAGCGAACCGAGGCATTTCGAACCGTGTGATTTGTAAGATCATGGAACAATTGTTTTTGCAATTGAATGGGCGATTTGAAGAATCGCTTTCTACGGAGATTTTAGAACATCAAAAACTAATATCTAAAAGCGAAGCTTTTTTAAATGTACATTTTCCAAAGACTCAAAATTTACTGAGTCTGTCTCAATTTCGTTTAAAGTTTGAAGAATTATTTTACATCCAGCTTCAGCTCATTCTTAAAAACATCATTCACAAGACCAAAATAAAGGGCTACCGATTTGAAACCGTCGGTTCCTATTTTAACACCTTTTATAAAGAACATTTGCCTTTCGAATTGACCAACGCTCAAAAACGGGTGTTGAAAGAAATTCGAATTGATATGGACAGTAATGCCCAAATGAACCGCTTGTTACAGGGCGATGTGGGCTCGGGGAAAACTATTGTGGCGTTGATGTCCATGCTCATCGCAATTGATAATGATTTTCAAGCGACACTGATGGCACCCACAGAAATTTTATCATTTCAGCATTACAACGGCTTGAAACCGTTTTGTGACCTAATTGGGGTTAAGATCGGATTGTTAACAGGGTCGAGTAAAACCGCGGCCCGACGCATCATTCACGAACAATTAGAATCGGGGGAATTACAAATCATTATTGGAACGCATGCGCTTTTAGAGGACAAGGTGAAGTTCAAGAATCTTGGCTTGGCAATCATTGACGAGCAACACCGTTTTGGAGTCGCACAACGTAGCAAACTGTGGAAAAAAAATGTGTCGCCACCACATATTTTGGTGATGACTGCGACGCCCATCCCACGCACCTTAGCAATGTCTGTTTATGGCGATTTAGATATTTCTGTGATTGATGAATTGCCGGCAGGTAGAAAACCGATTAAAACCGTGCACCGTTTTGACAGCAATCGTCTGAAAGTACTTGGGTTTATTAGAGATGAAATTGCAAAAGGACGCCAAATTTATATTGTATATCCATTGATTAACGAAAGTGAAACCTTGGATTTTAAGGATTTAATGGATGGTTATGAAGGTATTGTACGGGACTTTCCAACCCCAAAATACCAAGTATCCATTGTACATGGGCAAATGAAACCCGCCGATAAAGAATTTGAGATGCAACGTTTTGTCAAAGGCGAAACGCAGATCATGGTTGCCACAACCGTGATTGAAGTAGGCGTTAATGTACCCAATGCTTCGGTGATGATAATTGAAAGTGCCGAACGGTTTGGGCTTTCGCAACTCCACCAATTGAGAGGGCGTGTAGGGCGTGGAAGTGAGCAAAGTTATTGTATTTTAATGACAGGGTCTAAACTTGGAGATAACAGTAAAACCCGCATGAAAACCATGGTCAATTCGAGTGATGGATTTGAAATTGCGGAAGTTGATTTACGACTCCGAGGCCCAGGCGATATGATGGGCACTCAACAAAGTGGGATCTTAGAATTGAAAATCGCCAATATTGTAAAGGATAAAGACATCTTGTCTTTGGCACGGCATTGGGCTAAAAAGGTGCTGGTTTCCGATCCGAAATTAATCGATCCAAAGCATCAACCCATTGCGCAAACCTATATCAAAATGGGAAAATATAAGAATATCTGGAATTATATTAGTTAG